The genomic window GGTGGCCCTTGGTGGGGATGATCTCGACGCTCTCCATGCCGATGCGCTTGAGCTCGTCAGCGACGAACTGGGCGGCGCGCTGGACGTCCTGCTTGTGCTCGGGCGCGGTGCTGACGCTGGGGATGCGAAGGAGGTCCTTCAGTTCGTTGAGGAAGCGTTCCTGGTTCTGATGCGCGAAATCAAGAGCGGGGGCGCTAGCCATGACTTTCTCCGATGCGGAAAGAGGGCGTTAAGAAACATTTCAGTATAGTCCACCGCCCACAGTCCGGTGCACAGCGGCGCGGGCGAGAGACGCCGGCGCGAGCAGTTCAGTGAGAGGCGCCGCTGCCAGCGGTCGAGGCGCGCGCGTTGTCGGGCGCGCGGTCGATGAGCTTGGAGAAGACGACGAGGCGCTCGGGCGCGGGGCCGATGTAGTACGTCGGGTAGCAGGTGATGAGCGTGAGGCGCGGCTCCTTGGTGGCGCGGAGGACGGAGACGTCGGAGGGGTCGACGATCTTCTTGCCGGTGACTTCGAAACGGAAGACTTCGCCGGCGCGACGGACGACGATCTCGTCGCCCTTGTTCAGCTCATAGATGTGGCGGAAGAAGGTGTCGCGGTGGGCCGTGATGACGGCATTGCCGGTCTCGCCGGGGAGAGCGGTGGTGGTGATGCGGCCGGGGCCGACGAGCAGCTGCTTGTGGCTGGTACCCTCGACGACGATGGCGTCGAGGTCGATCTTCGGGATGGAGACGCGGATGAGGCCGTCGTCGGAGACGGTTGCGGTGGCGGCCGGGTTCGCGCCGGAAGCGTTGCGCTCCTCCCACTGACGCGCAAGGCGGCGCTGCTCCCAGAACATGGTGCCGTATTGCGAGCCGACGTAGAGAAGGAGAAGGAGGCCCGCCAGCATGAGGGCATAGGGCCAGGAGCGCTGGAGGGTAAGGCCGCGCCACAGCGGCCGCCGCCACATGTTGTTGAGCCGTTGACAGA from Terriglobales bacterium includes these protein-coding regions:
- a CDS encoding class D sortase, translated to MDTRRLCQRLNNMWRRPLWRGLTLQRSWPYALMLAGLLLLLYVGSQYGTMFWEQRRLARQWEERNASGANPAATATVSDDGLIRVSIPKIDLDAIVVEGTSHKQLLVGPGRITTTALPGETGNAVITAHRDTFFRHIYELNKGDEIVVRRAGEVFRFEVTGKKIVDPSDVSVLRATKEPRLTLITCYPTYYIGPAPERLVVFSKLIDRAPDNARASTAGSGASH